In one window of Mytilus trossulus isolate FHL-02 chromosome 7, PNRI_Mtr1.1.1.hap1, whole genome shotgun sequence DNA:
- the LOC134725421 gene encoding uncharacterized protein LOC134725421, with the protein MEMSTRKMVTFFVLGILLVINIDISNGGCAPMRYDIAFYFVIDDQVSTTGKKQGQVDFAKAVVAKFSVGYMQTRFSCHIYGTSPTELFDFKTKTTVTGINDALDEFTSKTGSGSVETIENLKYVWTDIFTETKGDRPDIPNYCLMIAIGENNDTYSLAGKEKPDTIDLRIYDAEAGYTHRNYYTDRQLEQTATKYIKISSLSNFLTEAEAFTAVFTCDYFCDVNYFTYDEPENLNTNADKATGKITILMDSAWEITCCGVITSWIFYVKASGTLKIGVLRSTTNANIYRVVGFTSIIIPDTYINTLVTYDNAADENIAIMEGDKIAWYSSGANIISYSTCATTTRSDCPQSTRQVTFSGGLESGETIDISSASTLTNKAWALKFTTKNNTEIIIRTNENETELEENTAVGKSAIFLTIEDPDAFEDYSFTVTGDLDHLELNVDTMTLDLKKKWPPGGVDKPQVVTIVGTDTCQHTATVTLTVNSYNEPPIINNLPHIIEILETTKTAVPLFQINVTDATKDEICCTMPFTLPNTFNFELKNTTDVYGNVTGFWLYTIAAPAFEYSDIDSYRVFVCCQDPYGSSYSYLILRLTEVKIIVPYVPPDWFFRALILSLTPIGLMTAVSCFTLLFTVFWL; encoded by the exons ATGGAAATGAGTACTAGAAAAATGGTAACTTTCTTCGTCTTAGGGATACTTCTGgtcataaatatagatatatcaaATGGAG GATGTGCTCCAATGAGATACGACATCGCATTTTATTTCGTTATTGATGACCAAGTTTCAACAACAGGCAAAAAGCAGGGTCAGGTGGATTTTGCAAAGGCAGTTGTCGCAAAATTTAGTGTTGGGTACATGCAAACCCGTTTTTCCTGTCATATATATGGGACTTCTCCGACTGAACTTTTTGATTTCAAAACTAAAACTACAGTTACTGGTATAAATGATGCTCTAGATGAATTCACAAGTAAAACAGGATCCGGAAGTGTAGAAACAATAGAAAACTTGAAATATGTATGGACAgacatatttaccgaaacaaagGGGGATAGACCAGATATACCAAATTACTGTCTTATGATAGCAATAGGTGAGAACAATGATACATACTCCCTAGCAGGAAAAGAAAAACCAGACACTATTGATCTTAGGATATACGATGCTGAAGCTGGTTATACACATCGAAATTACTACACTGACAGACAACTTGAGCAGACAGCAACTAAATACATAAAGATAAGTTCTTTGAGTAATTTTTTAACAGAAGCAGAAGCTTTTACAGCTGTCTTCACATGCGATTATT TTTGTGATGTGAACTATTTTACTTATGATGAACCAGAAAATTTAAACACTAATGCAGACAAAGCGACAG GTAAAATAACGATATTAATGGATTCGGCATGGGAAATAACATGTTGTGGAGTGATTACATCCTGGATCTTTTATGTCAAAGCCAGCGGCACACTTAAGATCGGAGTATTACGAAGTACTACAAATGCCAATATTTACAGAGTTGTAGGGTTCACCTCAATTATTATTCCAg acacTTACATAAATACCTTGGTTACCTATGATAATGCTGCCGACGAAAATATTGCTATCATGGAAGGAGATAAAATTGCATG GTACTCGTCTGGTGCCAACATAATATCATATTCGACATGTGCAACCACTACACGAAGTGACTGTCCACAGTCAACAAGACAAGTAACGTTTTCAGGAGGACTGGAATCTGGTGAAACGATCGACATTTCGAGCGCATCCACTCTCACTAATAAAGCATGGGCtctaaaatttacaacaaaaaata ACACCGAAATTATTATCAGGACGAATGAAAACGAAACAGAACTTGAAGAGAACACTGCAGTAGGTAAATCAgctatttttcttacaattgAAGATCCTGATGCCTTCGAAGACTACAGTTTTACAGTAACAGGGGATCTCGACCATTTGGAGTTAAACGTGGATACGA TGACccttgatttaaaaaagaagtgGCCACCAGGAGGAGTGGATAAACCACAAGTTGTGACAATTGTAGGTACTGATACATGTCAGCATACAGCAACTGTTACCCTTACTGTTAACTCTTATAACGAG ccACCTATTATTAACAACCTTCCTCACATCATTGAAATACTTGAGACGACTAAAACGGCAGTTCCTTTGTTCCAAATCAATGTTACAGATGCTACCAAGGATGAAATATGCTGCACCATGCCATTCACTTTACCTAATACGTTCAACTTTGAGCTGAAAAATACAACTGATGTATATG GAAATGTTACTGGTTTTTGGTTATATACCATAGCAGCACCAGCATTTGAATACAGTGACATTGATTCGTATCGTGTGTTTGTATGTTGTCAAGACCCATATGGTTCGTCGTACAGTTATTTAATTCTAAGATTGACAGAAGTGAAAATCATTGTGCCATATGTTCCACCTG attGGTTTTTCAGAGCACTGATTCTAAGTTTGACACCAATAGGTTTGATGACAGCGGTGTCCTGCTTTacgttactttttacagtaTTTTGGTTATAA